The following coding sequences lie in one Capsicum annuum cultivar UCD-10X-F1 chromosome 5, UCD10Xv1.1, whole genome shotgun sequence genomic window:
- the LOC107871394 gene encoding histone H2B.3, whose translation MAPKAEKKPAAEKTPVAAGKSPAEKKPKAGKKLPKDSGAAAAGDKKKKRSKKAVETYKIYIFKVLKQVHPDIGISSKAMGIMNSFINDIFEKLAQEASRLARYNKKPTITSREIQTAVRLVLPGELAKHAVSEGTKAVTKFTSS comes from the coding sequence ATGGCACCAAAAGCTGAGAAAAAACCGGCAGCTGAAAAAACTCCGGTCGCCGCCGGTAAATCCCCGGCAGAGAAAAAACCAAAAGCCGGCAAAAAACTACCGAAAGACAGCGGCGCCGCGGCTGCCGgagataagaagaagaagagatcgAAGAAGGCGGTAGAGACTTATAAGATATATATCTTCAAAGTGTTGAAGCAGGTGCATCCAGATATCGGTATTTCAAGCAAAGCTATGGGAATAATGAACAgtttcatcaatgatatttttgagaAACTTGCACAGGAAGCTTCACGTCTTGCTAGGTATAATAAGAAGCCGACGATTACTTCTCGTGAAATTCAAACTGCTGTGAGACTTGTTTTGCCTGGTGAATTGGCTAAACATGCTGTTTCTGAAGGCACTAAGGCTGTTACCAAGTTCACTAGCTCTTAG
- the LOC107872212 gene encoding putative glycine-rich cell wall structural protein 1 encodes MVHSKVVGVALVILIFVDLAFGARFYGRGGGGGGGGGGGGGGGGSALGVGSGSGEGYGYGEANDVFASGGGGGGGGGGGGGGGGNSGRGSGSGYGSGSGSGYGSGGGIGRGGGGGGGQGGGGGGGSGNGSGYGSGYGSGSGSGYGSGGGSGGGGGGGGGGGGGGGGNGSGYGSGSGYGSGYGGGNGGYGGDEP; translated from the coding sequence ATGGTGCATTCCAAAGTTGTTGGAGTTGCATTAGTGATATTGATCTTTGTTGATCTTGCTTTTGGTGCAAGATTCTATGGTAGGGGAGGAGGCGGTGGAGgcggaggtggtggtggtggtggtggtggagggTCAGCATTGGGGGTAGGTTCAGGGTCAGGGGAAGGCTATGGATATGGTGAGGCTAATGATGTGTTTGCGAGTGGTGGAGGCGGTGGTGGAGGTGGAGGCggcggtggtggtggtggagggAACTCGGGAAGGGGTAGTGGCTCTGGATATGGCTCAGGATCAGGGTCAGGGTATGGATCAGGTGGTGGAATAGGTCGGGgtgggggtggtggtggtggccaaggtggtggtggtggtggtggctcCGGAAATGGTTCAGGATACGGTTCGGGTTATGGAAGTGGTAGTGGTTCTGGTTATGGTAGTGGTGGTGGAAGTGGCGGAGGAGGAGGCGGCggtggaggtggtggtggtggcggtgGCGGCAATGGTTCGGGCTACGGTAGTGGCTCTGGCTATGGATCAGGATATGGAGGAGGAAATGGTGGCTATGGTGGTGATGAACCTTGA
- the LOC107871393 gene encoding uncharacterized protein SYNPCC7002_A1590, with amino-acid sequence MALLSSTSSSSLLTNFHYISSLQYNNNTRFVSPKCKLLGITADLSVPPKARFIARRKESLSVKQLQRPLMDYMSLPASQYSVLDAERIERVDDNTFSCYVYKFKFFAFEVCPVLLVRVEEQPDGCCIKLLSCKLEGSPIVVAQNDKFDASMVNKISYDSKRRDSALQQLTSDAVIEVNIEIPFAFRAIPVQVIESTGSQVLDQILRIMLPRFMAQLVKDYQAWASGDTSRQPLGTGQI; translated from the exons ATGGCTTTGTTAAGCtcaacttcttcatcttctctacTAACAAATTTTCACTACATTTCATCTCTCCAATACAATAATAACACTAGATTTGTTTCACCAAAATGTAAATTACTTGGAATTACAGCTGATTTATCTGTTCCTCCTAAAGCTAGATTTATTGCCAGACGTAAAGAGTCTTTATCTGTTAAGCAGCTTCAAAGGCCCCTAA TGGACTATATGAGCTTGCCAGCGAGCCAGTACTCGGTGTTGGATGCGGAGAGGATTGAACGAGTGGATGATAATACGTTCAGCTGTTACGTGTACAAGTTCAAGTTCTTTGCATTTGAAGTGTGTCCTGTTTTATTGGTTAGAGTCGAGGAGCAGCCTGATGGATGTTGTATCAAGTTGTTGTCTTGCAAG CTCGAGGGATCTCCAATTGTGGTCGCGCAAAATGATAAGTTTGATG CTTCGATGGTGAACAAAATATCTTATGATAGCAAGCGAAGAGACTCAGCGTTGCAGCAGCTCACTTCAGATGCTGTTATTGAG GTCAACATTGAAATCCCCTTTGCATTTCGAGCAATTCCAGTGCAGGTAATCGAGTCAACTGGTTCTCAGGTCCTAGATCAGATACTAAGAATCATGCTCCCTCGGTTTATGGCACAG CTAGTGAAGGACTATCAAGCGTGGGCGTCAGGTGACACATCGAGGCAGCCTCTTGGAACTGGTCAGATTTGA
- the LOC107871396 gene encoding protein BTR1 isoform X2: MAMEKGGECEYNSSTEGGLQEHKSQSPPPPSSDNEENKISLKFLLSNAEAGSIIGKGGSTISDFQSRSGARIQLSRNNEFFPGTMDRIVTASGPIDDVLEAVDLILNKLLDESYVDNGGDVGPRSKVRLVVPNSSCGGIIGKGGAVIKSFIEDSGASIKILPQDDNFPGLHDRLVIVIGTLGEQMRAVKLILHKLAKDANYVQNMNVPFPYAAYAGMNYGPPNGVGGRFPNIRYHQNKTESNSEERNNSVTIGVADERIGLVLGRNGRSVMEISQLSGARIKISDRGDFMSGTSERKVTITGSERAISIAESMISKKVATVSDR; this comes from the exons ATGGCTATGGAAAAAGGAGGTGAATGTGAGTACAATTCATCTACTGAAGGAGGTTTACAAGAACACAAATCTCaatctcctcctcctccttcttcag ACAATGAGGAGAACAAAATATCTCTTAAGTTCCTTCTATCAAATGCTGAGGCTGGTTCAATTATTGGAAAGGGTGGCTCGACAATCAGTGACTTTCAGTCTCGTTCTGGGGCGAGAATTCAGTTGTCACGCAACAACGAATTTTTCCCTGGCACCATGGATAGGATTGTAACGGCATCTGGGCCTATTGATGATGTACTCGAGGCAGTGGATCTTATTCTTAATAAGCTACTAGATGAG AGTTATGTTGACAATGGTGGTGATGTTGGCCCGAGATCAAAAGTTAGACTAGTTGTGCCCAACAGCTCTTGTGGTGGAATTATCGGGAAGGGAGGAGCTGTGATAAA GTCATTTATCGAAGACTCGGGAGCTAGCATAAAAATATTACCTCAAGATGACAATTTTCCAGGACTGCATGATAGGCTAGTTATAGTGATTGGAACTCTAGGGGAGCAGATGCGGGCTGTTAAATTGATTCTACATAAGTTGGCCAAAGACGCTAATTATGTACAGAACATGAATGTTCCATTTCCTTATGCAG CTTACGCTGGAATGAACTATGGACCACCAAATGGAGTCGGAGGGAGATTTCCAAATATCAGATATCATCAGAACAAGACGGAGTCTAATTCC GAAGAGAGGAACAATTCTGTCACTATTGGTGTTGCTGATGAGCGTATTGGTTTAGTGCTTGGCCGGAACGGAAGGAGTGTAATGGAGATAAGTCAG CTAAGTGGGGCTAGAATAAAGATATCAGATAGAGGTGATTTCATGTCAGGCACGTCTGAAAG GAAGGTGACTATTACTGGATCTGAAAGAGCGATCAGCATAGCCGAATCCATGATATCTAAGAAAGTAGCGACAGTTTCCGACAGGTGA
- the LOC107871396 gene encoding protein BTR1 isoform X1 produces MAMEKGGECEYNSSTEGGLQEHKSQSPPPPSSDNEENKISLKFLLSNAEAGSIIGKGGSTISDFQSRSGARIQLSRNNEFFPGTMDRIVTASGPIDDVLEAVDLILNKLLDESYVDNGGDVGPRSKVRLVVPNSSCGGIIGKGGAVIKSFIEDSGASIKILPQDDNFPGLHDRLVIVIGTLGEQMRAVKLILHKLAKDANYVQNMNVPFPYAAAYAGMNYGPPNGVGGRFPNIRYHQNKTESNSEERNNSVTIGVADERIGLVLGRNGRSVMEISQLSGARIKISDRGDFMSGTSERKVTITGSERAISIAESMISKKVATVSDR; encoded by the exons ATGGCTATGGAAAAAGGAGGTGAATGTGAGTACAATTCATCTACTGAAGGAGGTTTACAAGAACACAAATCTCaatctcctcctcctccttcttcag ACAATGAGGAGAACAAAATATCTCTTAAGTTCCTTCTATCAAATGCTGAGGCTGGTTCAATTATTGGAAAGGGTGGCTCGACAATCAGTGACTTTCAGTCTCGTTCTGGGGCGAGAATTCAGTTGTCACGCAACAACGAATTTTTCCCTGGCACCATGGATAGGATTGTAACGGCATCTGGGCCTATTGATGATGTACTCGAGGCAGTGGATCTTATTCTTAATAAGCTACTAGATGAG AGTTATGTTGACAATGGTGGTGATGTTGGCCCGAGATCAAAAGTTAGACTAGTTGTGCCCAACAGCTCTTGTGGTGGAATTATCGGGAAGGGAGGAGCTGTGATAAA GTCATTTATCGAAGACTCGGGAGCTAGCATAAAAATATTACCTCAAGATGACAATTTTCCAGGACTGCATGATAGGCTAGTTATAGTGATTGGAACTCTAGGGGAGCAGATGCGGGCTGTTAAATTGATTCTACATAAGTTGGCCAAAGACGCTAATTATGTACAGAACATGAATGTTCCATTTCCTTATGCAG CAGCTTACGCTGGAATGAACTATGGACCACCAAATGGAGTCGGAGGGAGATTTCCAAATATCAGATATCATCAGAACAAGACGGAGTCTAATTCC GAAGAGAGGAACAATTCTGTCACTATTGGTGTTGCTGATGAGCGTATTGGTTTAGTGCTTGGCCGGAACGGAAGGAGTGTAATGGAGATAAGTCAG CTAAGTGGGGCTAGAATAAAGATATCAGATAGAGGTGATTTCATGTCAGGCACGTCTGAAAG GAAGGTGACTATTACTGGATCTGAAAGAGCGATCAGCATAGCCGAATCCATGATATCTAAGAAAGTAGCGACAGTTTCCGACAGGTGA